A portion of the Pseudomonas sp. GR 6-02 genome contains these proteins:
- the iscX gene encoding Fe-S cluster assembly protein IscX, with translation MSLKWVDVLEIAIQLAESKPDVDPRYVNFVDLHQWVLALPEFSDDPTRGGEKVLEAIQAAWIEEAD, from the coding sequence ATGAGCCTGAAATGGGTTGATGTGCTGGAAATCGCGATCCAGCTGGCTGAGTCAAAGCCGGATGTGGACCCGCGTTACGTGAACTTCGTCGATCTGCACCAGTGGGTGCTGGCATTGCCGGAGTTCAGTGATGATCCGACACGCGGTGGCGAGAAGGTGCTTGAAGCCATTCAGGCCGCCTGGATCGAAGAAGCAGACTGA
- the fdx gene encoding ISC system 2Fe-2S type ferredoxin encodes MPQVIFLPHEKFCPEGMVVEAEPGISILELAHEHHIEMESACGGVCACTTCHCIIREGFDSLEEADELEEDYLDKAWGLEAQSRLACQAKVGTEDLTVEIPKYSLNHAAEAPH; translated from the coding sequence ATGCCGCAGGTCATTTTTCTGCCACACGAGAAGTTTTGCCCGGAAGGCATGGTTGTGGAGGCTGAGCCCGGCATATCCATTCTCGAGCTGGCCCATGAACACCATATAGAGATGGAAAGCGCCTGTGGCGGCGTCTGCGCGTGCACCACTTGTCACTGCATCATTCGTGAGGGTTTCGACTCGCTGGAAGAGGCTGATGAGCTGGAGGAAGACTATCTTGATAAGGCTTGGGGGCTGGAAGCCCAGTCGCGTCTGGCCTGTCAGGCAAAAGTCGGGACTGAAGACCTGACCGTCGAAATTCCGAAATACTCGCTCAACCATGCCGCCGAAGCGCCGCACTGA
- the ndk gene encoding nucleoside-diphosphate kinase — translation MAVQRTFSIIKPDAVAKNVIGEITTRFEKAGLRVVASKLKQLSKAEAEGFYAEHSARGFFNDLVAFMISGPVVVQVLEGENAIALNRELMGATNPKEAAPGTIRADFADSIDANAVHGSDSEAAAAREISYFFAATEVTTR, via the coding sequence ATGGCTGTTCAACGTACTTTCTCCATCATCAAGCCTGACGCTGTTGCTAAAAATGTTATCGGCGAGATCACCACTCGTTTCGAAAAAGCAGGCCTGCGCGTTGTAGCTTCGAAACTGAAGCAACTGTCCAAAGCCGAAGCTGAAGGCTTCTACGCTGAGCACAGCGCTCGTGGTTTCTTCAACGACCTGGTTGCTTTCATGATTTCCGGTCCGGTTGTCGTTCAGGTTCTGGAAGGCGAAAACGCTATCGCTCTGAACCGTGAGCTGATGGGCGCTACCAACCCTAAAGAAGCTGCTCCTGGCACCATCCGCGCTGACTTCGCTGATTCCATCGACGCCAACGCCGTACACGGTTCGGACTCCGAAGCCGCTGCTGCTCGCGAAATCTCGTACTTCTTCGCAGCTACTGAAGTAACCACTCGCTAA